A single window of Rhizobium sp. SL42 DNA harbors:
- a CDS encoding FecCD family ABC transporter permease, with product MLRTHRRDRRFLCLTALVIAILAGLHLIQGPRSIPLHSYFATFQDPATRSFDQFVIVFLRLPRILAAIIAGAALGASGFLLQTAMRNRLGEPQILGLNAGASLAVVLSSSYPFLAPSPLLMPFTASLGAGALFGLILLLSTAGRDRFDPDKMIFYGIAISALANAIVSAVLILNEDTLDELRFWLVGDTAGVGYAALATTSLIILLGLLFGILLMPSLAAFALGETIASSLGATIRRTRIAALLVTALLSGSAVSLVGPIGFVGLIAPAFWPGLHSRPSTVALLLSALSGAALLLAADLLAVMLLAPVELPTGALTGLAGAPVFIWLVARKLP from the coding sequence ATGCTGCGTACCCACCGGCGCGACAGGCGTTTCCTGTGCCTCACCGCGCTGGTCATCGCGATACTGGCCGGGCTCCATCTCATTCAGGGTCCACGCAGCATTCCGCTGCATTCCTATTTCGCCACTTTTCAGGACCCGGCCACGCGTAGCTTCGATCAGTTCGTCATCGTGTTCCTGCGGCTGCCACGAATCCTGGCCGCCATCATTGCTGGCGCGGCACTCGGCGCTTCGGGTTTCCTGTTGCAAACCGCTATGCGCAATCGTCTCGGCGAGCCTCAGATCCTCGGCCTCAATGCTGGCGCCAGTCTTGCCGTCGTGCTGTCGAGCAGCTACCCTTTCCTGGCCCCCTCGCCTTTGCTGATGCCGTTTACCGCCAGTCTCGGCGCCGGCGCGCTCTTCGGCCTTATTCTCCTCCTCTCCACAGCAGGCCGAGACCGGTTCGATCCAGACAAGATGATCTTCTACGGGATTGCCATCTCTGCTCTTGCCAATGCCATCGTGTCGGCCGTACTGATCCTCAACGAGGACACTCTCGATGAACTTCGCTTTTGGTTGGTCGGGGATACCGCCGGCGTAGGCTATGCGGCCCTGGCGACGACCTCCCTCATCATCCTGCTCGGCCTGCTCTTCGGCATTCTCCTGATGCCATCGCTGGCGGCCTTTGCCCTTGGCGAGACGATAGCCTCTTCACTTGGGGCAACCATCCGGCGCACGCGGATCGCAGCCCTTCTGGTCACAGCTCTGCTGTCCGGTTCGGCAGTCTCACTCGTCGGTCCGATCGGCTTCGTCGGCCTGATCGCACCGGCGTTCTGGCCGGGGCTTCATTCCCGTCCATCGACCGTGGCGCTTCTTCTATCCGCATTGTCCGGGGCCGCATTGCTGCTGGCCGCCGATCTGCTGGCGGTCATGCTTCTCGCCCCTGTCGAACTGCCGACAGGGGCACTGACCGGTCTGGCGGGCGCTCCGGTTTTCATCTGGCTCGTGGCGAGGAAACTGCCATGA
- a CDS encoding FecCD family ABC transporter permease codes for MSDGQVVLRVNRFSLRLVHRSLLTNGVLALLLSLLVGFALGSGSLNVSPAVITDWLLQRDVGWTETTVLEILRAPRILLAATCGGMLALAGAVTQHVTRNGLADPGLIGVKAGASLCIVALLLTWPEAPLALRPIVGLAGGLAAGLSVAFLARGASPLKFIMIGVGCSWCLSSMLVVLLTAADIRSLQRAMIWLAGSLEGANWPSVYLASAILACLAAIILSLARHAELADMGAAKASTLGVNIKGVRATCLIATVLLVAGAVSVAGGLGFVGLIAPHLTRLLPRQGLRGHLISSTLIGGLLVLAADLLGAGLFAPIRLPVGVTLAMIGAPLLVLLLWLRRNRI; via the coding sequence ATGAGCGACGGCCAGGTCGTCTTGCGGGTCAACAGGTTTTCCCTGCGCCTAGTCCATCGCTCCCTGTTGACGAATGGGGTGCTAGCACTCCTGCTCTCGCTCCTCGTCGGGTTCGCCCTCGGATCTGGCAGCCTAAACGTCAGCCCGGCGGTCATAACCGACTGGCTTTTGCAACGAGATGTCGGGTGGACTGAAACGACCGTGCTCGAAATTCTTCGGGCTCCGCGCATTCTGCTCGCCGCGACATGCGGCGGCATGCTGGCCCTAGCCGGCGCCGTCACACAGCATGTCACTCGCAACGGGCTTGCCGATCCTGGCCTGATCGGCGTGAAGGCCGGTGCGTCCCTGTGCATCGTCGCCCTGCTCCTGACCTGGCCTGAAGCCCCGCTTGCGCTTAGACCAATCGTTGGACTGGCCGGTGGGCTGGCCGCAGGCCTTTCCGTAGCATTTCTCGCACGCGGTGCGTCGCCGTTGAAGTTCATCATGATCGGCGTCGGATGTTCCTGGTGCCTTTCCTCCATGCTGGTCGTCCTGCTCACCGCCGCGGATATCCGCAGCTTGCAACGGGCGATGATCTGGCTTGCAGGCAGCTTAGAGGGTGCCAACTGGCCCTCCGTCTATCTCGCATCGGCCATCCTTGCATGCTTGGCGGCCATCATCCTCTCCTTGGCGCGCCACGCGGAATTGGCGGACATGGGGGCGGCAAAGGCATCGACACTCGGTGTGAACATCAAGGGCGTGCGGGCGACGTGCCTGATCGCGACGGTCCTGCTGGTTGCAGGGGCGGTATCGGTTGCGGGCGGGCTCGGCTTCGTCGGCCTGATTGCGCCTCATCTGACCAGGCTCCTGCCAAGGCAGGGGTTGAGGGGGCATTTGATATCCTCCACCCTGATCGGCGGGCTCCTGGTGCTGGCAGCCGATTTGCTTGGCGCTGGGTTGTTTGCTCCGATCCGTCTGCCCGTTGGCGTCACTCTTGCGATGATCGGCGCCCCTTTGCTCGTGCTCTTGCTCTGGCTGCGTAGAAACAGGATATAA
- a CDS encoding ABC transporter substrate-binding protein yields the protein MKPLLLSLAILLGAFFPVTAEPIRIVDDIGRNVALDRPAIRIVSDYDIDVTIPLIELGILPIASHGRIQGNGKPYLRSSRLLTGVDFDNSDIIFLGAAEIDLERVAALKPDLIVTEVSRPTPVDKLEQLAPTLVINSDLGAPHVYRLLAQATGREPERLRLESRYLAQIALLKSEVRTDMQTVSVFQPLRGKLNVYHSYRAIGQVLRDAGFRFPNLLDEVPEGQSIVVSAERLPELDADVIFDPYRSDRKAGAKAEIAAMEKMIPGFCRFLKACRNGRYVLIPREEAISNSYAALSRMVATVQTTFAPHPAATTASDP from the coding sequence ATGAAGCCACTCCTGCTGTCCCTGGCCATACTTCTAGGTGCGTTCTTCCCCGTGACTGCCGAACCGATCCGCATCGTGGATGACATCGGCCGCAACGTGGCGCTGGATCGCCCGGCGATCCGCATCGTGTCAGACTACGACATCGACGTGACGATCCCCTTGATCGAACTCGGTATCCTGCCCATTGCCAGCCATGGACGGATCCAAGGTAACGGCAAACCTTACCTGCGCTCTTCGAGGCTGCTGACGGGCGTGGATTTCGACAACAGCGACATCATCTTTCTCGGTGCGGCTGAAATCGATCTGGAACGGGTCGCGGCCTTGAAGCCGGATCTGATCGTGACGGAAGTCTCTCGTCCCACCCCGGTAGACAAACTCGAACAATTGGCGCCGACGCTCGTCATCAACTCAGACCTCGGAGCACCACACGTCTACCGGCTGCTCGCTCAAGCCACCGGAAGGGAGCCCGAAAGGCTTCGGCTTGAAAGCCGATATCTGGCACAGATCGCGTTGCTCAAGTCCGAGGTGCGAACCGACATGCAGACCGTGTCCGTCTTCCAGCCGCTTCGTGGCAAGCTGAATGTCTATCACAGCTACCGCGCTATCGGGCAGGTCCTGCGCGATGCCGGTTTTCGATTCCCGAACCTGCTGGACGAGGTTCCGGAAGGTCAGAGCATTGTGGTCAGTGCCGAGCGCCTGCCGGAACTCGATGCCGACGTAATTTTCGACCCCTACAGGTCCGATCGCAAGGCGGGTGCCAAGGCAGAAATAGCAGCGATGGAAAAGATGATTCCGGGCTTCTGTCGCTTTCTGAAAGCCTGCCGTAACGGCAGATATGTCCTGATCCCACGCGAAGAGGCCATCTCGAACTCGTATGCGGCCCTCTCGCGCATGGTTGCCACAGTGCAGACGACCTTTGCGCCCCACCCGGCCGCAACAACGGCGTCGGACCCATGA
- a CDS encoding MurR/RpiR family transcriptional regulator, with protein MHKKPNRLKDRLGEQLARRRHQLSPALLKVLEFIDTNRHQALGLSALEIGFAVGASDATVIRAIQSLGFSGMRELKDVLEAWLGETDSPIEKMASTLRDVNGEVDQALDFALQSIASTVEHLSSAENRLSLGGIAALFKEAKAITTFGIGASGIIAEYGARLFGRSGMPSHVLNATGIALAEQLLVLRPGHLLIMLLHGRSHREAMATISEAQKLDIPIVMILGKADTPLRAHAREVLLLPRTKSERIALHAPSLVALELLHVIYSMVEPETTIASLERLIDLRALIRPSGR; from the coding sequence ATGCACAAGAAACCGAACAGACTTAAAGATCGATTGGGCGAGCAACTCGCCAGACGACGGCACCAACTTTCACCGGCACTTTTGAAAGTGCTGGAGTTCATCGACACCAATCGTCACCAAGCGCTGGGGCTATCGGCTTTGGAGATCGGGTTCGCGGTCGGTGCTTCTGACGCCACGGTGATCCGCGCGATCCAGTCGCTGGGCTTCAGCGGCATGCGAGAACTCAAGGACGTGCTGGAGGCCTGGCTCGGCGAGACGGACTCACCGATCGAGAAGATGGCCTCGACCCTTAGGGACGTAAACGGTGAGGTCGATCAAGCGCTGGACTTTGCACTTCAATCGATAGCTTCGACCGTGGAGCACTTGTCCTCAGCAGAGAACCGACTCTCGCTTGGCGGGATCGCAGCTCTCTTCAAAGAGGCGAAGGCGATTACAACATTCGGCATCGGCGCCTCCGGAATCATCGCAGAATACGGTGCGCGGCTCTTTGGACGCTCAGGCATGCCAAGCCATGTCCTCAATGCCACGGGCATTGCTCTTGCCGAGCAGCTACTCGTCCTGCGGCCGGGTCATTTGCTCATCATGCTTCTGCACGGGCGGTCGCACCGCGAGGCCATGGCGACCATCAGCGAAGCTCAGAAGTTGGACATTCCCATCGTGATGATCCTCGGCAAGGCCGACACGCCTCTTCGCGCGCATGCCCGGGAAGTTCTGCTGCTGCCACGCACTAAATCTGAGCGGATCGCTCTGCACGCACCGTCTCTGGTTGCGTTAGAGCTGCTGCACGTCATCTATTCCATGGTGGAGCCGGAAACGACAATCGCCTCGTTGGAACGTCTCATAGACCTGAGGGCGCTGATACGCCCGAGTGGAAGGTAA
- a CDS encoding TetR/AcrR family transcriptional regulator: MARKTTSAAETAPDERTEDPRDRIIAAAREVFIEQGFDLATVREITLRADVNVAAVNYYFGSKDELISEVLNLMMEPYTHARIAALEACETAARPGTPSLSDVIEALIRPMVQLSRDSTGARPLTRLILQIRSRPREFTTRFFIRRVDPAVFRFIDAFEKVAPEQLERKDIFWRYNFAIGAVMQVLIDSDQASNRLKHLSGGLCDTDDDEQIIAQLKAFVTAGFLAPAVR; encoded by the coding sequence ATGGCAAGAAAAACAACTTCGGCAGCAGAGACTGCACCTGATGAACGGACAGAGGACCCGCGCGACCGGATCATTGCGGCCGCACGCGAGGTCTTTATCGAACAGGGTTTCGACCTGGCGACCGTCCGGGAGATAACATTGCGTGCCGACGTCAACGTCGCAGCCGTCAACTATTACTTCGGCTCGAAGGACGAATTGATCAGCGAAGTGCTCAATCTGATGATGGAGCCCTATACACATGCGCGCATTGCCGCGCTCGAAGCCTGCGAGACCGCAGCTAGACCCGGCACGCCGTCGCTGAGTGATGTCATCGAGGCACTGATCCGGCCGATGGTGCAGTTAAGCCGCGATTCGACCGGTGCCCGGCCGTTGACGCGACTGATCCTGCAGATCCGCTCTCGCCCCCGCGAATTCACGACGCGCTTCTTCATACGGAGGGTCGATCCCGCGGTTTTCCGCTTCATCGACGCATTCGAGAAGGTTGCGCCGGAACAGCTGGAGCGCAAGGATATCTTCTGGCGCTACAATTTTGCCATCGGTGCGGTGATGCAGGTGCTGATCGATTCCGACCAGGCATCGAACCGCCTCAAGCACCTGTCGGGTGGCCTGTGCGACACCGATGACGATGAGCAGATCATCGCCCAGCTTAAGGCATTCGTCACTGCCGGATTTCTGGCGCCTGCCGTCCGATAA
- a CDS encoding 4-hydroxy-tetrahydrodipicolinate synthase family protein, with the protein MSAALPKITGSFVALITPFDKSGAVDFGAFRELLEFHETNGTSAVLIMGSTGEVSMLSAEEKKKIIVETSKMKSAKMPIFFGCTGNNTDVTIENVKFAQANGADGAILAAPAYICAPEADIEGYFLEIADATDLPLGLYNNPPRVKSDLHWDHLLRIFKHPNYVIHKESTARVGQVAQVLAARPDVSVMCCDSPNLGLVVPTMSLGGHGTANMSGNLAPAEVAVMSRPWTSYEEAEGFRSNYLNLLPLLHYNYSAINPVAVKSLMKAVGLPAGELRRPLTGLEGEALARGIRIVQELGLDTKYGWTVKPASSLAA; encoded by the coding sequence ATGTCCGCAGCCCTGCCGAAAATAACCGGGTCCTTCGTCGCGCTGATCACGCCTTTTGACAAATCCGGCGCAGTCGATTTCGGCGCATTCCGCGAACTGCTGGAATTCCATGAAACGAACGGCACCTCTGCAGTTCTGATCATGGGGTCGACCGGCGAAGTCTCCATGCTGTCCGCCGAAGAAAAGAAGAAGATCATCGTCGAGACATCGAAGATGAAGTCGGCAAAGATGCCGATCTTTTTCGGCTGCACCGGCAACAACACCGACGTGACCATTGAAAATGTCAAGTTCGCCCAGGCAAATGGCGCTGATGGTGCCATCCTTGCGGCCCCCGCCTACATCTGCGCGCCGGAAGCCGATATCGAAGGATATTTCCTTGAGATCGCCGATGCGACGGACCTGCCGCTCGGCCTCTACAACAACCCGCCGCGGGTCAAGAGCGACCTGCATTGGGATCATCTGCTGCGGATCTTCAAGCATCCCAACTATGTCATCCACAAGGAGTCGACCGCACGCGTCGGCCAGGTCGCACAGGTTCTCGCCGCCCGTCCCGACGTCTCGGTCATGTGCTGCGACAGCCCGAACCTCGGCCTCGTCGTACCGACCATGAGCCTTGGCGGCCATGGCACGGCCAATATGAGTGGCAATCTTGCACCTGCGGAAGTCGCCGTGATGTCGCGTCCGTGGACCAGCTACGAAGAGGCTGAAGGCTTCCGCTCCAACTACCTCAACCTGCTGCCGCTGCTTCACTACAACTACTCGGCCATCAACCCGGTCGCCGTCAAATCGCTGATGAAGGCCGTCGGCCTGCCGGCCGGCGAGTTGCGTCGTCCCCTGACCGGGCTCGAAGGCGAAGCCCTGGCGCGGGGCATCCGCATCGTTCAGGAACTTGGCCTCGACACCAAATATGGCTGGACTGTCAAGCCAGCTTCCTCGCTGGCAGCCTGA
- a CDS encoding SDR family oxidoreductase, translated as MDLGICGKQALVTGASRGMGKAAALALAHEQVELTIMARTPSTLEATATEIRNLTGASVTTVIGDVTTAEGRKTALEACPSPDILINNADGELPGDYRNWSREDWLRGVDRMMLTPIDMMRLTVDGMMDRGFGRVVNIVSRSVKIAQPELGMSNAARSGLVGFVAGLARQTISKNVTINNVLPGIIASDGQREHVRVLAEESGRPFEDIWKQRAAQNPAGRYGEPAEVGAYIAFLCSANAGFVTAQNLLIDGGQYPGTF; from the coding sequence ATGGATCTCGGTATTTGCGGCAAACAGGCACTCGTCACCGGCGCAAGCCGTGGCATGGGCAAGGCGGCGGCTCTCGCTCTGGCGCACGAACAGGTCGAACTGACCATCATGGCGCGCACGCCCTCGACACTCGAGGCAACGGCGACCGAGATCCGCAACCTGACCGGTGCCTCGGTCACGACCGTCATCGGTGACGTCACCACGGCGGAGGGGCGCAAGACGGCACTGGAGGCCTGCCCCTCTCCCGACATTCTCATCAACAATGCCGACGGCGAGCTTCCCGGCGACTATCGCAACTGGAGCCGCGAAGACTGGTTGCGCGGCGTCGACCGGATGATGCTGACGCCGATCGACATGATGCGCCTGACTGTGGATGGCATGATGGATCGCGGTTTCGGCCGCGTCGTCAACATCGTTTCGCGCAGCGTGAAGATCGCCCAGCCGGAACTCGGCATGTCGAACGCCGCCCGCTCCGGACTGGTCGGTTTCGTCGCCGGCCTTGCCCGCCAGACGATCTCGAAAAATGTCACGATCAACAATGTGCTGCCCGGCATCATCGCCTCGGACGGACAACGCGAACACGTGCGCGTTCTGGCCGAAGAGAGCGGTCGCCCGTTCGAGGACATCTGGAAGCAGCGGGCGGCACAGAACCCTGCCGGACGGTACGGAGAACCTGCGGAGGTCGGCGCCTATATCGCCTTCCTGTGCTCGGCCAATGCCGGATTCGTCACCGCCCAGAACCTGCTGATCGACGGTGGCCAGTATCCAGGAACGTTCTAA
- a CDS encoding Bug family tripartite tricarboxylate transporter substrate binding protein has product MRSIGSTLLALSMTLMSSAIAMADDFPSRPVTIVVPYPPGGAVDGIARVLASGLAEKTGKTFVVDNRAGGAGGVVGSSEVVKATADGYTLLFNASIHVVTPLLNKNVAFDVMNDFTHIGEVAAGPLLVMTNPSVKANTLKEFFAEVKANPDDFNFATSGYGSAGHLTVEVLKHQTGIDTEVVAYKGASPALTDMIGGQVQLMADPVLSALPHVKAGRLKALAITSLKRSALAPDVPTVEESGMAPLEMLSWYAIWGPKDMDPAALAFLNQAVEQVATSAEFKDKLGVFGFEPAYKNGADLKAFVADETKRYREIIDVAGIKVD; this is encoded by the coding sequence ATGAGAAGTATTGGATCAACACTGCTTGCCCTGTCGATGACGCTGATGTCTTCCGCCATCGCCATGGCCGATGACTTCCCATCCCGTCCGGTCACGATCGTCGTTCCCTATCCGCCGGGCGGCGCTGTCGATGGCATCGCCCGCGTTCTGGCGAGCGGCCTGGCCGAAAAGACCGGCAAGACCTTCGTGGTCGACAATCGCGCCGGCGGAGCCGGTGGCGTCGTCGGTTCGTCGGAAGTCGTCAAGGCGACGGCTGACGGCTACACATTGCTGTTCAATGCGTCGATCCACGTGGTCACGCCGCTACTCAACAAGAATGTCGCCTTCGACGTCATGAACGATTTCACCCATATCGGCGAAGTCGCCGCCGGCCCGCTGCTGGTCATGACCAATCCTTCGGTCAAGGCCAATACCCTCAAGGAGTTTTTCGCCGAGGTTAAGGCAAATCCCGACGACTTCAATTTCGCCACATCGGGTTACGGCTCCGCCGGGCATCTGACCGTCGAAGTGCTGAAGCACCAGACCGGCATCGATACGGAAGTCGTGGCCTACAAGGGCGCAAGCCCGGCACTGACCGATATGATCGGCGGCCAGGTGCAGCTCATGGCTGACCCGGTCCTGTCTGCGCTCCCGCATGTAAAGGCGGGCCGCCTCAAGGCACTCGCCATCACCAGCCTCAAGCGCTCCGCCCTGGCGCCCGACGTACCGACCGTCGAAGAAAGTGGCATGGCACCGCTCGAAATGCTCTCCTGGTATGCGATCTGGGGACCGAAGGACATGGATCCCGCAGCTCTGGCCTTCCTCAACCAGGCGGTCGAGCAGGTTGCGACCTCTGCCGAATTCAAGGACAAGCTGGGTGTGTTCGGCTTCGAACCCGCCTACAAGAACGGTGCCGACCTGAAGGCGTTCGTCGCCGACGAGACGAAGCGCTACCGCGAAATCATCGACGTGGCCGGCATCAAGGTAGACTGA
- a CDS encoding molybdopterin-dependent oxidoreductase — protein sequence MTEAPDISHNNKKCSEPSTDQRHVAAHWGFYSHDTQADALKPHPADPDPAQFGTELLADRLAPCRIVRPAVRRSYLENGPGPGSGTSRRGAEPFVEVSWQEALDLVAAEIRRVRDTYGPEAIFSGSYGWSSAGRFHHAQSQLKRFFNTVGGSYRSVQTYSYAAGEVILPHVIGTTDGMISGHTPWSQIVGHSELIVMFGGTPLRNAQVNAGGVSRHETRDGLRACRAAGANFVNIGPVKDDVATELDAEWLALRPGTDAALILALAHTLIVEDLYDADFVVRYTAGFDQFRDYLLGNGSGTSDGIAKNAAWASAITGLNAEVITDLARAMAAQRTLIMMSWSLQRADHGEQPYWATVALASLLGTIGLPGGGFGFGYASVAGIGQSAPATRWPALPQGRNAVSGVIPVARIADMLLSPGGSYEYNGRTCTYPDIKLVYWAGGNPFHHHQDLNRLTQAWQRPDTIIAHEHWWNAHAKHADIVLPAATYLERDDIAASGRDSFIGYSSGLFPAPQDVLTDHHILRELAKRFGTDQAFTEGLDEDQWLRRLYTETRTGAAQIGIEMPDFDEFRDIGLIEIAGKRADLPFLAAFRADPSANPLNTPSGRIEIGSSVIESFGYDDCPGHPAWIEPREWLGAEAASIFPLHLLSCQPHDKLHSQWDHAKPSRRTKRERHQPVRLHPQDAAARSIVDGDTVKITSPRGECLAIASITDAVRPGVVQMSTGAWFDPSDPACPGSLEINGNPNVLTPDHGTSRLAQGPSPNSCLVEITGFAGVIPVSHAYRPPDFVADPRLERKTDKER from the coding sequence ATGACTGAGGCTCCGGACATCTCTCACAACAACAAGAAATGTTCGGAGCCTTCAACCGACCAGCGGCACGTTGCGGCGCATTGGGGATTTTACAGCCACGACACCCAGGCAGATGCTCTCAAGCCTCACCCCGCCGACCCCGATCCCGCGCAATTCGGAACGGAGCTTCTCGCCGACAGACTTGCCCCCTGCAGGATCGTCAGGCCTGCTGTGCGCAGGTCCTATCTTGAAAACGGGCCCGGACCGGGCTCGGGCACATCGAGACGCGGCGCCGAACCCTTCGTCGAGGTCTCCTGGCAGGAAGCACTGGATCTGGTCGCCGCCGAAATCCGCCGCGTAAGGGACACATACGGGCCTGAAGCGATCTTTTCCGGTTCATACGGCTGGTCCAGCGCCGGCCGCTTCCATCACGCGCAAAGCCAGCTAAAGCGATTTTTCAACACGGTCGGCGGCTCCTATCGCTCCGTGCAGACCTACAGCTATGCAGCCGGTGAAGTCATCCTGCCCCATGTGATCGGCACCACGGACGGCATGATTTCCGGTCATACGCCGTGGAGCCAGATCGTCGGCCATAGCGAACTGATCGTGATGTTCGGCGGCACGCCCCTGCGCAATGCGCAGGTCAATGCCGGCGGCGTCTCGCGCCATGAAACCCGCGACGGACTGCGGGCATGTCGTGCAGCGGGCGCAAACTTCGTCAATATCGGCCCGGTCAAGGATGACGTGGCCACCGAACTCGATGCCGAATGGCTGGCGCTTCGGCCCGGTACGGACGCCGCGCTTATCCTTGCGCTCGCCCATACGCTGATCGTCGAGGACCTCTACGACGCCGACTTCGTCGTGCGTTATACGGCGGGCTTTGACCAGTTCCGCGACTATCTGCTCGGCAATGGTAGTGGTACTAGCGACGGCATAGCCAAGAACGCCGCCTGGGCATCCGCGATCACCGGCCTCAATGCGGAGGTCATAACCGACCTCGCCCGCGCCATGGCCGCGCAACGGACGCTGATCATGATGTCATGGTCGCTGCAGCGTGCCGATCATGGCGAACAACCTTATTGGGCAACGGTTGCGCTTGCCTCGCTGCTGGGAACGATCGGCCTGCCCGGTGGCGGTTTTGGCTTCGGCTACGCATCTGTTGCCGGGATCGGACAATCGGCGCCGGCCACCCGCTGGCCGGCGCTGCCGCAGGGCCGCAATGCCGTCTCAGGCGTCATCCCCGTTGCCCGCATCGCCGACATGCTGCTGTCACCCGGTGGCAGCTACGAATACAACGGCCGCACCTGCACGTATCCGGACATCAAGCTCGTCTATTGGGCCGGCGGCAACCCGTTTCATCATCATCAGGACCTCAACCGTCTGACACAGGCCTGGCAGCGCCCGGACACCATCATCGCGCATGAACACTGGTGGAACGCCCATGCCAAACATGCCGACATCGTCCTGCCCGCCGCAACATATCTGGAACGCGACGACATCGCCGCCAGCGGACGGGACAGCTTCATCGGCTATTCATCCGGCCTCTTTCCTGCCCCGCAGGACGTCCTGACCGACCACCACATCTTGCGCGAGCTGGCAAAACGGTTCGGTACCGATCAGGCATTCACCGAGGGACTGGACGAGGATCAGTGGCTGCGGCGGCTTTACACGGAGACCCGCACAGGTGCCGCCCAGATCGGCATCGAGATGCCCGATTTCGACGAGTTCCGTGACATCGGCCTGATCGAGATCGCGGGCAAACGCGCCGATCTCCCGTTCCTGGCAGCCTTCCGGGCCGATCCCTCGGCAAATCCCCTGAATACGCCTTCCGGACGGATCGAGATCGGCTCCAGCGTGATCGAAAGCTTCGGTTACGACGACTGCCCGGGTCATCCGGCCTGGATCGAACCCAGGGAATGGCTGGGTGCAGAAGCCGCCTCGATTTTTCCGCTGCACCTGCTGTCATGCCAGCCGCATGACAAGCTCCACAGTCAATGGGATCATGCCAAGCCGTCGCGCCGCACCAAGCGGGAACGCCACCAGCCCGTACGTCTCCACCCGCAGGATGCAGCCGCGCGCAGCATCGTCGATGGTGATACGGTCAAGATCACCAGCCCCCGCGGCGAATGCCTCGCCATCGCGTCGATTACGGATGCCGTTCGGCCGGGTGTGGTACAGATGTCGACCGGCGCCTGGTTCGACCCATCGGATCCGGCCTGCCCCGGTTCGCTCGAGATCAACGGCAATCCAAACGTCCTGACACCCGATCACGGCACCTCGCGTCTGGCCCAGGGGCCCAGTCCGAATTCATGCCTGGTGGAAATCACCGGCTTTGCGGGCGTCATACCTGTATCGCATGCCTATCGCCCGCCCGATTTCGTCGCCGATCCGCGGCTTGAACGCAAAACAGACAAGGAGCGCTGA
- a CDS encoding tripartite tricarboxylate transporter TctB family protein, which produces MSSRLNADMIAGLFFVLIGACFLIGSFDLPYGTWRKIGPGAFPALVAASLVAMGILVFVTGKRQTRVAAPLGFQAQKLLVIIASIVVFGLVIRGGGLLPAVLCCSFIAALASRPFQPVRMAIYGVVLGAACSLAFIQGLGMPVAMIGPWFGQ; this is translated from the coding sequence ATGTCATCCCGATTGAACGCCGACATGATTGCCGGATTATTCTTTGTGCTGATTGGCGCCTGCTTTCTGATTGGCAGTTTCGACCTGCCCTACGGAACGTGGCGCAAGATTGGCCCAGGCGCCTTTCCGGCACTGGTTGCCGCAAGCCTCGTCGCCATGGGCATCCTCGTCTTCGTCACCGGCAAGCGCCAGACCCGGGTTGCGGCCCCGCTGGGTTTCCAGGCGCAGAAACTGCTCGTGATCATCGCCTCGATTGTCGTCTTCGGACTGGTGATCCGCGGCGGCGGCCTGCTGCCCGCCGTGCTGTGCTGCAGCTTCATCGCAGCGCTCGCATCGCGGCCGTTCCAGCCGGTGAGAATGGCCATTTACGGGGTGGTTCTTGGCGCCGCCTGCAGTCTGGCCTTCATCCAGGGACTGGGAATGCCGGTTGCGATGATCGGTCCCTGGTTCGGACAGTAG